Proteins from one Niallia circulans genomic window:
- a CDS encoding histidinol-phosphatase, with the protein MLFDLHTHHDRCGHAIGKMEEYIKSGIDKGLHYIGISDHSPLFFHEDDRPFPRYSMAKSEFVHYVEEVLKLKEAYKGKIEVLLGVESDFYPHLLHLYTREYEKYPFDYIIGSVHYVNGKSIFDKSRWGALTDAQRIKEKEDYYRLIQASAKSGVFQILGHIDAMKGYYPAFSEIQTPIINETLKIIGESGVSIEVNTSGKMKAVGGWYPSDDMLERAFYYNVDITFGSDSHTPERIGDDLFDVQKKLKQIGYKEMVYYVGQKRQTAPL; encoded by the coding sequence ATCTTGTTTGATTTGCATACACATCATGACAGATGTGGTCATGCAATCGGAAAAATGGAAGAATACATTAAGTCAGGCATCGACAAAGGGCTTCATTATATTGGTATCTCTGATCATTCACCATTGTTTTTCCATGAGGATGACAGGCCATTTCCCCGCTATTCTATGGCAAAGAGCGAGTTTGTACATTATGTGGAGGAAGTGTTAAAGCTAAAGGAAGCTTATAAAGGGAAGATTGAAGTCTTGTTAGGAGTTGAAAGTGATTTCTACCCACATCTTCTTCATTTATATACAAGAGAGTACGAGAAATATCCTTTTGACTATATCATTGGGTCTGTCCACTATGTGAATGGAAAAAGCATTTTTGATAAGAGCAGATGGGGGGCGCTGACAGATGCACAGCGTATTAAAGAAAAAGAGGATTACTATCGATTAATTCAGGCTTCTGCCAAAAGCGGCGTCTTTCAAATACTAGGACATATTGATGCAATGAAAGGGTATTATCCGGCCTTTTCTGAAATCCAAACACCAATTATTAATGAAACCCTTAAAATAATCGGTGAGTCAGGTGTCTCTATTGAAGTTAACACATCTGGAAAAATGAAAGCAGTTGGCGGCTGGTATCCATCTGACGATATGCTTGAACGGGCTTTTTATTATAATGTCGACATAACATTCGGCTCAGATTCCCACACCCCAGAGCGGATAGGGGATGATTTGTTTGATGTGCAAAAAAAACTTAAGCAAATTGGCTATAAGGAAATGGTCTATTATGTTGGTCAAAAACGTCAGACAGCACCGCTATAA
- the treC gene encoding alpha,alpha-phosphotrehalase produces MNKTWWEKAVVYQIYPKSFNDTTGSGVGDIQGIVEKLDYLNELGVDVIWLTPIYASPQKDNGYDISDYFSIHPEYGTMEDFDYLLSQAHEKGIKVIMDIVVNHTSTEHEWFKQAASSKDNPFRNYYIWKDGKGDGSEPTNWQSKFGGNAWQYDDKTGQYYLHLFDVTQADLNWENEELRQKVYDMMNFWFEKGIDGFRLDVINLISKNQQFPDDIVGDGRKYYTDGPKVHDYIHEMNKEVFSKYDSLTVGEMSSTTLEHCIQYTNPEREELSMTFNFHHLKVDYPNGEKWALGEMDFFSLKEILSNWQTGMNTGGGWNALFWCNHDQPRVVSRYGNDKEYHKESAKMLATVIHMMQGTPYIYQGEEFGMTDPKFDSIEEYRDVESINMFHILKQSGKTEAEILEILRRKSRDNSRTPVQWNKEANAGFTSGTPWINTARNYQEINAEAALKDSDSIFYHYQKLISLRKEYDIVTNGNYELLLPNDSQIFAYVRANGAEKLIVINNFYETPCRFELPAHVDVDGYSTNILLSNYSDSSADLQKIELRPYESIVIHLQK; encoded by the coding sequence ATGAATAAAACATGGTGGGAAAAGGCAGTTGTATATCAAATTTATCCGAAAAGCTTTAATGATACTACCGGTAGCGGTGTTGGTGATATTCAAGGGATTGTCGAAAAACTGGACTATTTAAATGAGCTTGGTGTTGATGTTATTTGGCTTACACCAATTTATGCTTCTCCTCAAAAGGACAATGGCTATGATATTAGTGATTACTTCTCCATCCATCCTGAATACGGGACAATGGAAGACTTTGATTACCTGCTAAGTCAGGCACATGAAAAAGGGATTAAAGTCATTATGGATATTGTTGTTAACCATACATCTACAGAGCATGAATGGTTTAAACAAGCAGCATCATCCAAGGATAATCCGTTTCGAAACTATTATATTTGGAAAGATGGCAAGGGCGATGGAAGCGAACCGACTAATTGGCAGTCAAAGTTTGGCGGCAATGCATGGCAATACGATGATAAAACAGGCCAATACTATCTTCATTTATTTGATGTCACACAGGCTGATTTAAACTGGGAGAATGAAGAGCTGCGCCAAAAGGTTTACGATATGATGAATTTTTGGTTCGAAAAAGGCATTGATGGCTTCAGACTAGATGTCATTAACTTAATTTCAAAAAATCAACAGTTCCCTGATGACATTGTTGGTGATGGAAGAAAATATTATACAGACGGACCAAAGGTTCATGACTATATTCATGAGATGAACAAGGAAGTATTCTCCAAATACGATTCCCTGACAGTTGGAGAAATGTCGTCAACAACACTGGAGCATTGCATTCAATATACAAACCCAGAAAGAGAAGAGCTAAGCATGACCTTTAACTTTCACCATTTAAAGGTGGACTACCCAAACGGTGAAAAGTGGGCATTAGGGGAGATGGATTTCTTTTCCTTAAAGGAAATATTATCGAATTGGCAGACTGGCATGAATACTGGCGGAGGCTGGAACGCTCTGTTTTGGTGTAACCATGACCAGCCGCGGGTTGTTTCAAGGTATGGAAATGATAAGGAATACCATAAGGAATCAGCAAAAATGCTAGCAACCGTTATTCATATGATGCAAGGTACTCCATATATTTATCAGGGTGAAGAATTTGGCATGACAGATCCTAAATTTGATTCTATTGAAGAATACCGTGATGTTGAATCAATTAATATGTTTCACATTTTAAAACAATCGGGAAAAACAGAAGCGGAAATATTAGAAATCTTAAGGCGAAAATCTCGTGATAACTCTAGAACTCCTGTACAATGGAACAAAGAGGCAAATGCAGGCTTCACATCAGGCACACCATGGATTAATACAGCGAGAAACTATCAAGAAATTAATGCAGAAGCTGCCTTAAAGGATTCAGATTCGATTTTCTATCATTATCAAAAGTTAATATCCTTGAGAAAAGAGTATGATATTGTCACAAACGGTAATTATGAGCTACTGCTTCCAAACGATTCGCAAATCTTTGCGTATGTACGTGCAAATGGTGCAGAAAAGCTGATTGTAATCAACAACTTTTACGAAACACCATGTAGATTTGAGCTGCCGGCACATGTAGATGTTGATGGTTATTCCACAAACATATTGCTGTCAAACTACTCTGACTCAAGTGCGGATTTGCAGAAAATAGAATTGCGTCCATATGAATCAATTGTAATTCACTTGCAAAAATAA
- a CDS encoding Gfo/Idh/MocA family protein encodes MKQLNWAILGPGSIAADFAGALNDIHGSIYAVGSRTLEKAEQFAEQFNIQKAYGNYEDMLQDDSIDVVYIATPHSNHYEYIMKSLENNKHVFCEKAITVSSEQLLDAVKLAEEKQLVLAEAMTIYHMPLYKKLREIVSSGKIGKLKMVNVLFGSSKEDDPTNRYFNMDLAGGALLDIGTYALSFARSFLSSQPDEILTTVKKYTTGVDEQSGIILKNKDDEMAVITLAMRARTQKLGIIAGDNGHIIVPDFPRANVATIHYLDGTLETVEAGETAKALHYEIEDMERVIADKDQKTTLPLSIDVMEIMTDVRKQWGISYPFE; translated from the coding sequence ATGAAACAATTAAATTGGGCTATTCTTGGACCTGGGTCCATTGCCGCTGATTTTGCTGGGGCGTTAAATGACATTCATGGAAGCATTTATGCAGTTGGGTCACGCACATTAGAAAAAGCGGAACAATTTGCAGAGCAATTTAATATTCAAAAAGCTTATGGCAATTATGAGGACATGCTCCAAGATGACAGCATCGACGTTGTCTATATTGCAACACCACACTCTAACCACTATGAATACATCATGAAAAGCCTGGAAAATAATAAACATGTTTTTTGCGAGAAAGCAATTACTGTCAGTTCTGAACAGCTTCTTGACGCTGTTAAGCTGGCTGAAGAAAAACAGCTTGTATTAGCTGAAGCAATGACTATTTACCATATGCCTTTGTATAAAAAGCTGCGTGAAATAGTATCCTCTGGGAAAATCGGCAAATTAAAAATGGTCAATGTCTTGTTTGGCAGTTCCAAAGAGGATGATCCAACAAATCGCTATTTCAATATGGATCTCGCAGGTGGAGCATTGTTGGATATTGGTACATATGCTCTTTCTTTCGCCAGATCCTTCCTTTCCTCACAGCCTGATGAGATTTTGACAACGGTCAAAAAATATACAACTGGTGTTGATGAGCAATCAGGAATCATATTGAAAAACAAGGATGACGAAATGGCTGTTATAACACTCGCAATGAGAGCAAGAACACAAAAGCTTGGCATTATTGCTGGAGATAATGGTCATATTATCGTTCCCGATTTTCCAAGAGCAAATGTTGCCACAATCCATTACTTAGATGGCACACTAGAGACGGTTGAAGCAGGCGAAACCGCTAAAGCCCTTCATTATGAAATTGAAGATATGGAGAGAGTTATCGCAGACAAAGACCAGAAAACCACACTGCCATTAAGTATTGACGTGATGGAAATCATGACAGATGTTCGGAAACAATGGGGTATAAGCTATCCGTTTGAATAA
- a CDS encoding sugar porter family MFS transporter has protein sequence MTTSGEPHKKHLKKITLISTFGGLLFGYDTGVINGALPFMSEEDQLNLTPFTEGLVTSSLLFGAAFGAMFGGRLSDHHGRRKNILYLAILFIIATLGCTFAPSVELMVTFRFILGLAVGGASVTVPAFLAEMSPAENRGRMVTQNELMIVSGQLLAFTFNAILGNTLGDTAHVWRYMLVIASLPAVFLWFGMLIVPESPRWLASKGRLGDALRVLQKVRAEARAQAELKEIEKSLSDQSQMKKATFKDLNVPWVRRIVFIGLGIAVVQQITGVNSIMYYGTEILKDAGFETRAALIGNIANGIISVVATFVGIWLLGRVGRRPMLITGQIGTTIALLLIGIFSLTMEGSPALPYIVLSLTVTFLAFQQGAISPVTWLMLSEIFPQRLRGLGMGVTVFCLWITNFLVGLLFPVLMAGIGLSTTFFVFVGLGILAILFVKKYLPETKGRTLEQLEEDFRNYGKNNADDAIPEAK, from the coding sequence ATGACTACAAGCGGTGAGCCACATAAAAAACATTTGAAGAAAATTACTTTAATCTCTACATTCGGAGGGCTGCTGTTCGGTTATGACACAGGCGTTATAAATGGGGCCCTCCCCTTTATGTCAGAAGAAGATCAGCTGAACTTAACTCCATTTACAGAAGGGCTTGTCACAAGTTCACTTTTGTTTGGTGCTGCTTTTGGGGCGATGTTTGGGGGCAGATTGTCTGACCATCATGGCCGAAGAAAAAATATTCTTTATCTCGCTATCTTGTTTATCATTGCGACATTAGGCTGTACCTTTGCGCCAAGCGTTGAACTTATGGTTACCTTCCGCTTCATTTTAGGTCTTGCTGTCGGCGGTGCATCCGTTACCGTTCCTGCTTTCCTGGCAGAAATGTCGCCAGCTGAAAACAGAGGCAGAATGGTAACGCAGAATGAATTGATGATTGTATCAGGACAGCTGCTCGCGTTCACTTTTAATGCCATCTTAGGAAACACACTCGGCGATACGGCTCATGTTTGGAGATACATGCTTGTAATCGCATCACTTCCTGCAGTATTTTTATGGTTTGGAATGCTTATTGTTCCGGAAAGTCCACGCTGGCTTGCCTCTAAAGGCCGCCTTGGTGATGCACTCCGTGTGCTGCAAAAGGTAAGGGCAGAAGCAAGAGCACAGGCAGAGTTGAAGGAAATTGAGAAATCACTTTCAGATCAGTCGCAAATGAAAAAAGCCACTTTTAAAGACCTGAATGTTCCTTGGGTACGAAGAATCGTGTTTATCGGTTTAGGAATTGCTGTTGTACAGCAAATAACAGGTGTTAACTCCATTATGTATTATGGAACAGAAATATTAAAGGATGCCGGTTTTGAGACAAGAGCAGCTTTAATAGGTAATATTGCAAACGGTATCATATCTGTTGTTGCTACCTTTGTTGGAATTTGGCTCTTAGGTCGGGTCGGACGCCGTCCAATGTTGATTACAGGCCAAATCGGCACAACTATTGCTTTGCTGTTAATCGGAATCTTTTCTCTTACTATGGAAGGATCACCAGCACTTCCATATATCGTCTTATCCTTAACTGTAACATTTTTAGCCTTCCAGCAAGGTGCTATCTCACCAGTGACATGGTTAATGCTGTCAGAGATATTCCCGCAAAGACTTAGAGGGCTGGGTATGGGTGTAACAGTGTTCTGCCTTTGGATTACGAACTTCCTTGTCGGCTTGCTGTTCCCAGTATTGATGGCAGGTATTGGCTTATCAACGACATTCTTTGTTTTTGTCGGTCTTGGAATTCTTGCGATTTTATTTGTTAAAAAGTATTTGCCAGAAACGAAGGGCCGCACATTAGAGCAATTAGAAGAAGACTTCCGCAATTATGGGAAGAACAACGCAGATGATGCAATTCCAGAAGCAAAGTAA
- a CDS encoding sugar phosphate isomerase/epimerase family protein has translation MKIGLNQGTTLENSSLEKDLELCEKYGYDYIEIRSIDQLKDYLKTHSLEDLAAYFQTHHIKPLSLNALVFFNNRTEEEYAALREEFQEMLEIAKVIDCKNIVVVPLVSEQKILRKDIIKSSVETLRDLSDLADPYGVKLAIEFIGHPHATINTLEFANHVVNEVDRHNVGIVFDTFQYYAMNSTLESLENTDPAKIFIFHINDVEDYQPGILMDVDRVYPGHGAIDLDSILAILKDKGVDHVSVELFRPEYYQLDAEEVIKTAKETTMQVISKHFEVEKAL, from the coding sequence ATGAAAATAGGGTTAAATCAAGGAACAACATTAGAGAACTCCAGTTTAGAAAAGGACTTAGAGCTTTGTGAGAAATACGGCTATGACTATATTGAAATTAGATCAATCGATCAGTTAAAAGACTACTTAAAAACACATTCATTGGAGGATTTAGCTGCGTACTTCCAAACACATCATATCAAGCCGCTGTCACTAAATGCGCTAGTATTCTTCAATAATCGTACAGAAGAAGAATATGCAGCATTGCGTGAAGAGTTTCAGGAAATGCTTGAAATTGCTAAAGTAATTGACTGTAAGAATATTGTTGTAGTGCCGCTTGTTTCAGAGCAAAAGATACTGCGAAAAGACATTATCAAAAGCAGTGTCGAGACGTTAAGAGATTTGTCTGACTTGGCAGATCCTTATGGAGTGAAGCTTGCCATTGAATTTATCGGTCATCCACATGCGACTATAAATACATTGGAATTTGCTAATCACGTGGTAAACGAAGTAGACAGACATAATGTTGGTATCGTATTTGACACATTCCAATATTATGCAATGAATTCAACGCTAGAAAGTCTGGAAAACACAGATCCTGCCAAAATATTTATTTTCCATATTAATGATGTGGAAGATTATCAGCCGGGTATTTTAATGGATGTTGATCGGGTGTATCCTGGACACGGTGCAATTGACTTGGATAGCATTCTTGCCATTTTAAAAGACAAGGGTGTAGACCATGTATCTGTGGAATTATTCCGACCAGAATACTATCAGCTTGATGCAGAAGAAGTAATCAAAACGGCGAAGGAAACAACAATGCAAGTGATTTCAAAGCATTTTGAAGTAGAGAAGGCTCTGTAA
- the fba gene encoding class II fructose-1,6-bisphosphate aldolase, whose product MAIVSMHDMLRKAKEEKYAVGQYNMNSFQWVQAILQAAEDEQAPVIVAASDRLVDYLGGFKIIAAGVSALVEELEITVPVALHLDHGKSVARCKQAIDAGFSSVMIDGSHSPITENIRMTKEVVEYARNFGVSVEAEVGTVGGNEDGLIGGISYADPDECLQLVNETGIDALAAALGSVHGPYKGEPVLGFKEMEHISKITNVPLVLHGGSGIPLHQIQKSIELGHAKINVNTECLQAWANAVRQSIVQDEKVYDARTILAPGQAAIIATVKSKIQDFGTSRKAVKLKV is encoded by the coding sequence ATGGCGATTGTTTCCATGCATGATATGTTGAGAAAAGCAAAGGAAGAAAAGTATGCTGTCGGTCAATATAATATGAACAGCTTTCAGTGGGTTCAAGCAATATTACAGGCAGCCGAAGATGAGCAAGCACCTGTCATTGTTGCCGCTTCCGATAGATTAGTTGATTATTTAGGAGGCTTCAAAATAATCGCTGCAGGTGTGTCTGCATTAGTGGAAGAACTGGAAATTACAGTACCTGTAGCCCTTCATTTAGATCACGGCAAAAGTGTGGCAAGATGTAAGCAGGCGATAGATGCGGGCTTTAGCTCTGTTATGATTGACGGCTCCCATTCACCTATAACAGAAAATATTAGAATGACAAAAGAAGTTGTCGAATATGCAAGAAACTTCGGTGTTTCCGTTGAAGCAGAAGTAGGAACTGTCGGCGGCAATGAGGATGGATTAATCGGAGGGATATCCTATGCAGATCCAGATGAGTGCTTACAGTTAGTCAATGAAACAGGGATTGACGCGCTCGCAGCAGCATTAGGATCTGTGCATGGACCGTATAAAGGCGAGCCAGTCCTTGGTTTTAAGGAAATGGAGCATATTTCTAAAATTACAAATGTTCCATTAGTACTGCATGGGGGTTCCGGTATTCCACTGCACCAAATCCAAAAATCAATTGAATTAGGTCATGCTAAAATCAACGTTAACACAGAATGTCTGCAAGCTTGGGCTAATGCCGTGCGTCAAAGTATTGTACAGGATGAAAAGGTATATGATGCCAGAACAATTCTTGCACCAGGTCAAGCAGCGATTATAGCAACAGTGAAAAGCAAAATCCAAGACTTCGGAACAAGCCGAAAAGCTGTTAAGCTTAAAGTATAA
- the iolE gene encoding myo-inosose-2 dehydratase, whose amino-acid sequence MGNQILWGIAPIGWRNDDIPEIGAGNTLQHLLSDIVVAGFQGTEVGGFFPEPTILNKELSLRNLKIAGKWFSSFIIRDGIESAKAAFHEHCKYLQEVHAAVAVVSEQTHSVQGTSENVFTTKPHFTEQEWSLLCAGLNELGKIAEAYQLKLVYHHHMGTGVQTLAEIDRLMDNTDANRVHLLYDTGHIYVSDGDYMTLLVKHRNRIKHVHFKDVRESERTACSNEGLSFLQSFLRGMFTVPGDGCIDFTEVYAYLLKTAYSGWIVIEAEQDPAIANPLEYALIARKYIDQNLLVQTYKEKGNVV is encoded by the coding sequence ATGGGGAATCAAATATTATGGGGTATTGCACCGATAGGCTGGCGCAATGATGATATTCCCGAAATTGGTGCCGGTAATACATTGCAGCACTTGTTAAGTGATATTGTAGTTGCAGGTTTTCAAGGAACAGAAGTAGGTGGATTTTTTCCAGAACCAACCATTTTGAACAAAGAGCTTAGCTTGCGCAACTTGAAGATAGCAGGAAAATGGTTCTCAAGCTTCATCATCAGAGATGGTATTGAATCGGCAAAAGCAGCTTTTCATGAGCATTGTAAATACTTGCAGGAGGTCCATGCAGCTGTTGCAGTTGTTTCGGAGCAGACGCACAGTGTGCAAGGAACCTCGGAGAACGTATTTACAACAAAGCCTCACTTTACAGAGCAAGAATGGAGTCTGTTATGTGCGGGCTTAAATGAACTTGGAAAAATTGCCGAAGCATACCAATTGAAGCTCGTCTATCATCATCATATGGGAACAGGTGTCCAGACATTGGCAGAAATAGACCGTTTAATGGATAATACTGATGCAAATCGTGTTCACCTTCTGTATGATACTGGCCACATTTATGTTTCTGACGGAGATTATATGACATTACTCGTCAAGCACAGAAACCGTATCAAGCATGTCCATTTTAAAGATGTCAGAGAAAGTGAGCGTACTGCCTGCAGCAATGAAGGCTTATCTTTTCTGCAATCTTTCCTGCGTGGCATGTTTACAGTACCTGGGGACGGCTGTATTGATTTCACAGAAGTATATGCTTATTTGCTTAAAACCGCATACAGCGGCTGGATTGTCATCGAAGCAGAGCAAGATCCAGCTATCGCTAATCCTTTGGAATATGCACTTATTGCCAGAAAGTATATTGACCAGAACTTGCTTGTCCAAACATACAAGGAAAAGGGGAATGTTGTATGA
- a CDS encoding PTS sugar transporter subunit IIA, translating into MFKNLFKKNQSNAEESKFILPLEGRLLPIEEVPDPVFSQKMMGDGAAIDPTNGTLVSPVDGQVVNIFPTKHAISLMDNNGREILIHVGLDTVTLKGEGFISHVEDGQKVKQGQKLMDIDFDAIKSKVPSIITPIIFTNLKENEKVVIENNEIKIV; encoded by the coding sequence ATGTTTAAAAACTTGTTCAAAAAGAATCAATCAAATGCGGAGGAAAGTAAGTTTATCTTGCCATTAGAAGGGAGACTCCTTCCTATCGAGGAAGTGCCAGATCCAGTCTTCTCACAAAAAATGATGGGCGACGGTGCAGCGATAGATCCAACAAATGGTACGCTTGTATCACCAGTTGATGGACAGGTTGTCAATATATTCCCAACTAAACATGCAATCAGCTTAATGGACAATAACGGAAGAGAAATTCTGATTCATGTTGGTTTAGATACTGTTACGTTAAAGGGAGAAGGCTTTATATCGCATGTAGAAGATGGACAGAAAGTGAAACAAGGCCAAAAGCTGATGGATATTGACTTTGACGCAATTAAAAGCAAAGTGCCTTCCATTATTACACCAATCATCTTCACAAACTTGAAAGAAAACGAAAAAGTAGTTATTGAAAACAACGAAATAAAAATTGTTTGA
- a CDS encoding Gfo/Idh/MocA family protein, which translates to MTLNIGVIGTGAIGREHIKRITNTLSGGKIVAVTDVNQESAKQAVEQYGLDAAVYPDDVSLVAANDVDAVFVTSWGPAHEASVLAAIAAGKYVFCEKPLATTAEGCMRIVEAEMKHGKRLVQVGFMRRYDSGYVQLKEAIDNKFIGEPLLIHCAHRNPEVNEMYTTDMAISDTLVHEIDVLHWLVDDDYKSVQVLFPRKSKYAHENLRDPQIVILETQSGIIINVEISVNCQYGYDIQCEVVGEDGIVKLPEFQSITYRKNATLGSNILVDWKQRFLDAYDAELQDFMDSIKTTGEPNGPTAWDGYIAQVTADACVKSQQSGGKEEVVLADKPDFYKKGLETASL; encoded by the coding sequence ATGACATTAAATATTGGAGTAATCGGAACAGGTGCGATTGGACGCGAACATATTAAAAGAATCACAAACACACTGTCAGGCGGGAAAATAGTCGCTGTTACGGATGTAAATCAAGAGTCGGCAAAACAAGCAGTTGAACAATATGGATTGGATGCTGCAGTTTATCCTGATGATGTGTCTTTAGTTGCAGCAAATGATGTGGATGCTGTATTTGTAACAAGCTGGGGTCCTGCACATGAAGCAAGTGTGCTTGCGGCGATTGCTGCTGGTAAGTATGTATTCTGTGAAAAGCCGTTGGCAACAACGGCAGAAGGCTGCATGCGAATCGTTGAAGCAGAGATGAAGCATGGTAAACGCCTAGTTCAGGTTGGCTTTATGCGCCGCTATGACAGTGGGTATGTACAGTTGAAAGAAGCAATTGACAATAAGTTTATTGGCGAACCACTATTAATCCATTGCGCTCACCGTAATCCCGAGGTTAATGAAATGTATACGACAGACATGGCGATCTCAGACACGTTAGTACATGAGATTGATGTCCTTCATTGGTTGGTAGATGATGACTATAAATCTGTTCAAGTACTATTCCCAAGAAAATCAAAATATGCACATGAAAACTTAAGAGACCCGCAAATCGTCATATTGGAAACACAATCCGGCATTATTATCAATGTAGAAATCTCTGTTAATTGCCAGTATGGATACGATATTCAATGTGAGGTTGTTGGAGAAGACGGAATTGTGAAGCTGCCTGAATTCCAAAGCATCACATACCGCAAAAATGCTACATTAGGTTCCAATATATTAGTAGATTGGAAGCAGCGTTTTCTTGATGCATATGATGCAGAGCTACAAGACTTTATGGATTCTATTAAAACAACTGGCGAGCCGAATGGTCCGACAGCATGGGATGGCTATATTGCACAAGTAACAGCAGATGCATGCGTGAAGTCCCAGCAATCCGGCGGCAAGGAAGAAGTTGTTTTAGCTGATAAACCTGATTTTTATAAAAAAGGGTTAGAGACTGCGAGTCTATAA
- a CDS encoding sugar phosphate isomerase/epimerase family protein, producing the protein MRLAYDPSHFRDNTGLKETIDNVARLGYEYVEFSPRKDFIWFYEYPKVDKQLIKDLKRYCSDAGVKISSVLPVQQWSSPNELERQAAVRNWKRCIEITSDLGVDLMNSEFAGDKTRPSESEASFIRSMDELMPIFEKEGIALNLQSHPHDFIELNIEAVRMIRALDKDWIKLVYSVAHAFFYDDGIGDIGKQLDEAKDLLAHVLIADTLNHKAAFGLRYIVNPPNANVTVHQHLNPGEGEIDFDTLYRKLREFNFNGIVTNSVFAYPDKPDWSNEVTLNSIKQGLGLSAVK; encoded by the coding sequence ATGAGATTAGCATATGATCCATCACACTTTCGCGATAACACAGGGTTAAAGGAAACAATCGACAACGTAGCAAGACTTGGATACGAATATGTGGAGTTTTCCCCGCGCAAGGATTTCATCTGGTTTTACGAGTATCCAAAAGTTGATAAGCAGCTGATTAAGGATTTAAAGAGATATTGCTCAGATGCAGGCGTGAAAATTTCCTCTGTTCTGCCTGTCCAGCAATGGTCTTCCCCGAATGAATTAGAACGGCAGGCTGCAGTGAGAAACTGGAAGCGATGCATTGAAATTACGTCAGATTTAGGCGTTGACTTAATGAATAGTGAATTTGCCGGCGATAAAACGCGCCCATCAGAAAGTGAAGCATCCTTTATCCGTTCCATGGATGAGCTTATGCCTATTTTTGAAAAGGAAGGAATTGCCCTTAATCTGCAATCACATCCACATGACTTTATTGAACTGAATATTGAGGCAGTTCGCATGATTCGTGCATTGGATAAAGATTGGATTAAATTAGTTTATTCTGTGGCACATGCCTTCTTCTATGATGATGGCATCGGCGATATCGGTAAACAACTGGATGAAGCAAAGGACTTGCTGGCACATGTCTTAATTGCTGACACACTTAATCATAAAGCAGCCTTTGGCTTACGTTATATTGTGAATCCGCCGAATGCCAATGTAACAGTTCACCAGCATTTGAATCCAGGTGAAGGGGAAATTGACTTTGATACATTATACCGTAAGCTAAGAGAATTCAACTTCAACGGCATTGTTACAAACTCTGTTTTTGCTTATCCGGATAAACCAGACTGGTCCAATGAAGTCACATTAAATTCAATTAAACAAGGCTTAGGTTTGTCAGCAGTTAAATAA